From Streptomyces sp. NBC_01551:
CGAAGCGGGTCGCGGCGCCGACGATGAGTGTCGTTCGTAAGAGCCCTCTTGAAACCCGCACGTTGTGCGAGGCGCTTCCGAGAGTCTTGCCCGCATGGATTTGACGCCGAATCAGGCGGCATAGGCGGTAGAACCTCACGACTGCCCGAACTCTGACGCGCCCGCCGGCAGCGCCTTCCGTAATCGTGGCGGGAAGACCGCCGCGAGGTACCACACCCCGCGCTGCGTCCTCGTCCCCGCATCCCGCGAGGAAGTGGAGATCCCTGTCCACGCCGACCGGCTCCCCGGCGACGCGTGGACGCAGGGCCCCGCACTCGCGACCGTGCCCGCGCCCCGCACCGAGCGGCCGGTACGGATCGGGTACGCCCGCACCTCGACCGCCCGGCAGGAGCTGGCGAGCCAGCTCGAAGCCCTGCGCCGGGCGGAGTGCTGGCGTCACGGCGGATTGCCGCCTGCAGATCGATCTTGCCTCGGCGTGTCGTGATCCCCTCGTCCTGTCGGCGTTCCCGCTCGCGCATCCGGCTGGCAGCGGCGACCCCTGGCCCGCCGCTCCCCGCCCTGCAAGGCCGGGCTGTCGATACGCTGGCCCGCACGGGGCGGGCAGCGAAGGGGAATCACGTGGGTGTGGGGGATCCGTTGACGCAAGTGCCTCGGCTGCGGCTGGACGAGCTGCTCGACGAGCTCCAAGCGCGTATCGACGCCGTACGCGGCACCCGCGACCGGGTGCACAATCTGCTGGAGGCCGTCGTCTCGGTGGGCCGGGAGCTGGATCTGGCCCAGGTGCTACGGCGGATCGTGGAGGCAGCGGCCCTGCTCGTGGACGCCGACTACGGGGCGCTGGGGGTCATCGGCCCCGACGGCCGCACCCTGTCGCAGTTCCTGACCGTGGGGCTCGACGAGGAGGCCATCGCCGAAATCGGTCCCCTGCCGGCCGGTCACGGTCTGCTCGGGGAGGTCATCCACCACCCGGAGCCCTTGCGCCTCACCGATCTCGGCGCGCACACCTCGTCGTACGGCTTTCCGCCGCACCACCCGCCGATGCGCACGTTTCTCGGCGTGCCGATCCGGGTGCGGGACGAGGTGTTCGGGAACCTCTATCTGACCGACAAGCGGGGCGGCGTCGATTTCGACACCGAGGACGAGACGGTGATCTCCACCCTCTCGGTGGCGGCGGGCGTGGCGATCGACAACGCGCGGCTGTACGAGGGGTCGCAGCGCCAGCAGCGGTGGCTCAAGGCCAATGCGGAGATCACCGAGAGCCTGCTGTCGGGCAGTTCCCGTCCGGCGGTGCTGGAGCTCATCGCCCTCCGGGCCCAGGAGATCACGGGCGCCCGGATCTCGGACATCTCCATGCCGGTTCCCGGCGCCGAGGGCTTGTTCGTGGAGTTCGCGGCCGGTGCGGACAGCAAGGCCCGGCAGGGACTCGTCGTCCCCTTCGCGGGATCCCTCTCGGGAACCGCTCACCGGACCGGGCAACCCGTGGCGGTCGTTCACGCCTCGGACGACGACCGCTATCCGGCCGATGCCCAGACACAGGGCGGGCTGGGTCCTGCCGTCGCGGTCCCGCTGGGCACCGCCGGAGGAGAGAGTAGGGGCGTGCTCCTCCTCGCGCGCGCAGCCGGCGAGCCCGTCTTCGGCGAGAACGAGTTGGAGCCGCTCGTCGCCTTCGCGGGTCAGGCAGCAATCGCCTTGGAGCTGGCGGAGCGGCGACGTGACGCCGAGCAGATAGCACTGCTGGAGGAGCGCGACCGGATCGCGAGAGACCTGCACGACCTGGCCATCCAGCGGCTCTTCGCCACGGGAATGACCCTCCAGAGCGCCGCACGGCTCGTCGAGCACGAGGGGGCCGCCGAGCGCATTAGCCGTGCGGTCGACGACCTGGACGAGACCATCAAGATCATCCGATCGACGATCTTCGGTCTGCGCACCAAGGACCGTGGGAGCGGACCGGGTCTGCGGGCCCGCGCCGCCCGGGCCGTGGGCGACGCGGCCACCACCCTCGGCCATCCGCCGCGCCTGAGCATGGAGGGCCTGCTCGACACGGACGTCCCGTCCGAGGTGGCCGACCACGTCATGGCGGCGCTGGGCGAGCTCCTGAGCAACGCCGCCCGCCACGCGGGGGCGACCCGGGTCGCCGTGGCCCTCAAGGCGGACCCGGGCGAGGTCGTACTGACGGTCTCCGACAACGGCAGGGGCATCCCGGCACAGGGCCGCCGGAGCGGTCTGCTCAACCTCGACGACCGGGCGCGGGGCCTGGGCGGGTCCTTCACCGTGGACACCCCCGGCGAGG
This genomic window contains:
- a CDS encoding GAF domain-containing sensor histidine kinase — protein: MGVGDPLTQVPRLRLDELLDELQARIDAVRGTRDRVHNLLEAVVSVGRELDLAQVLRRIVEAAALLVDADYGALGVIGPDGRTLSQFLTVGLDEEAIAEIGPLPAGHGLLGEVIHHPEPLRLTDLGAHTSSYGFPPHHPPMRTFLGVPIRVRDEVFGNLYLTDKRGGVDFDTEDETVISTLSVAAGVAIDNARLYEGSQRQQRWLKANAEITESLLSGSSRPAVLELIALRAQEITGARISDISMPVPGAEGLFVEFAAGADSKARQGLVVPFAGSLSGTAHRTGQPVAVVHASDDDRYPADAQTQGGLGPAVAVPLGTAGGESRGVLLLARAAGEPVFGENELEPLVAFAGQAAIALELAERRRDAEQIALLEERDRIARDLHDLAIQRLFATGMTLQSAARLVEHEGAAERISRAVDDLDETIKIIRSTIFGLRTKDRGSGPGLRARAARAVGDAATTLGHPPRLSMEGLLDTDVPSEVADHVMAALGELLSNAARHAGATRVAVALKADPGEVVLTVSDNGRGIPAQGRRSGLLNLDDRARGLGGSFTVDTPGEGGSRLVWRAPLPTGS